A region of Paenibacillus sp. JNUCC-31 DNA encodes the following proteins:
- a CDS encoding AMP-dependent synthetase and ligase: MNQFSQTQQITQLAQQLTQQTQQASMQYQQLLRQEQSNAQQLEQLAQREQQAAHIIQTALQGHQTAIQQLQQISNLAQQIVNTSTQQVSYLEQPYNNNPNISAGQSFGTYSNQHRPQ, from the coding sequence ATGAATCAATTCTCACAGACCCAACAAATCACTCAACTTGCGCAACAGCTCACGCAACAGACACAACAGGCTTCAATGCAATATCAACAACTTCTGAGACAAGAACAGAGCAACGCTCAACAACTCGAACAGTTGGCACAACGGGAGCAACAAGCTGCGCATATCATCCAAACAGCTCTGCAAGGACACCAGACAGCCATACAGCAACTGCAACAAATCTCCAATCTTGCACAACAAATTGTCAATACCTCTACACAGCAAGTTTCCTACTTAGAACAGCCATATAACAACAACCCCAATATTTCTGCGGGCCAATCATTCGGAACTTATTCGAATCAGCATCGCCCCCAATAG
- a CDS encoding manganese catalase family protein: MFRHQKELQFEVKVDRPDPMFARQVQEVLGGQFGEMTVMMQYLFQGFNCRGEEKYKDMLMDIGTEEIGHVEMLCSLISQLLDGATPAEQQKAAEDPVTAAIMGGINPQHLLVSGLGCLPTNSNGVPWNGAYIVASGNLLADMRSNLHAESQGRLQVARLYHMTTDEGVRATFRKMLARDRYHQYQWMAAIQELEEKNGVVVPASFPPEAEQESQPQAYEFWNLSEGTESSEGLWATGSAPDGTGDYVYISNPVPKGQIHEPVIPATELHHDLDGKSSDK, translated from the coding sequence ATGTTTCGACATCAGAAAGAGTTGCAATTTGAAGTCAAAGTAGATCGTCCTGATCCCATGTTTGCACGTCAGGTTCAAGAAGTGTTGGGAGGACAATTTGGCGAAATGACAGTCATGATGCAGTACCTTTTTCAAGGATTCAATTGTCGAGGTGAGGAAAAATATAAGGATATGCTCATGGATATTGGCACCGAAGAAATTGGACATGTCGAGATGCTCTGCTCATTAATTAGCCAGTTACTCGATGGTGCAACACCTGCCGAACAGCAAAAAGCTGCTGAAGATCCTGTGACAGCTGCCATTATGGGTGGTATTAATCCGCAACATCTGCTGGTCAGTGGTCTTGGTTGTTTACCTACCAACTCAAACGGTGTTCCGTGGAATGGAGCCTATATCGTGGCAAGCGGTAATTTGCTTGCAGACATGCGCTCTAACCTTCATGCCGAAAGTCAGGGCCGCCTTCAGGTAGCAAGGCTGTACCATATGACAACCGATGAGGGCGTTCGGGCAACTTTCCGTAAAATGCTGGCACGCGACCGCTATCATCAGTATCAATGGATGGCAGCCATTCAGGAACTGGAGGAAAAGAACGGAGTCGTTGTTCCTGCTTCCTTCCCTCCTGAGGCAGAACAAGAATCTCAGCCACAGGCATATGAGTTCTGGAATTTGTCCGAGGGAACTGAATCCAGTGAAGGGCTATGGGCGACAGGAAGTGCTCCTGATGGAACCGGGGACTATGTATACATCTCCAATCCTGTCCCAAAGGGACAGATTCATGAACCTGTTATCCCTGCCACAGAACTTCACCATGATCTGGATGGGAAATCGAGCGATAAATAG
- a CDS encoding DinB family protein: MTTTAKDLLLIQKDDTWDQCNWIVPLSKALEGLTAEQAAWVPSSGGLSIWQLVNHMYYYNQRLLNRIQGVTPSGTPAENNESTFGDPGDPSDIKGWSKLMQDTTQLAGQLRDQLATLQESDLEAPYMNSDEKWSHALARWVLHDAYHAGQIVLLRRQQGSWNIIF, from the coding sequence ATGACTACAACGGCAAAAGATCTATTGCTCATTCAGAAAGATGACACCTGGGATCAATGTAATTGGATTGTGCCTTTATCCAAGGCGCTCGAAGGACTAACTGCTGAACAAGCAGCCTGGGTTCCATCATCCGGTGGATTAAGTATCTGGCAGTTGGTTAACCATATGTACTATTATAATCAACGCTTGTTGAATCGCATTCAGGGTGTAACCCCCTCTGGTACACCTGCCGAAAACAATGAGTCCACCTTCGGTGATCCCGGGGACCCTTCCGATATCAAAGGCTGGAGTAAACTTATGCAAGACACAACTCAATTAGCAGGGCAGCTCCGTGATCAGCTTGCTACATTACAAGAATCCGATCTCGAAGCTCCTTACATGAACTCCGATGAAAAATGGTCACATGCACTTGCCCGCTGGGTCCTACACGATGCCTATCATGCTGGCCAGATTGTACTGCTGCGTAGGCAACAAGGAAGTTGGAATATTATATTCTAA
- a CDS encoding acetylglutamate kinase encodes MNSIVDELDSVQHTTERLLRNPSDFATVLAPIYGITIANGFEKLLRDHLLIAAELVTDLKSGNSNAAKDAQKRWYANADDIADFLGRINPYWSKEEWQRMLYEHLRLLSEEVVTRIAKDYTSNVAISDPIEQQALEMADMMTSGIVQQFPQIFLS; translated from the coding sequence GTGAATAGTATCGTCGATGAGCTTGATAGTGTCCAACACACAACCGAAAGACTTCTTCGGAACCCTAGTGATTTTGCGACTGTTCTGGCACCGATTTACGGCATAACTATTGCCAATGGATTTGAAAAATTGCTCAGAGATCATCTATTGATCGCAGCAGAACTTGTCACCGATCTGAAGTCAGGCAACTCTAACGCAGCAAAAGATGCTCAGAAAAGATGGTACGCCAACGCGGATGACATTGCAGATTTTCTTGGCAGAATCAATCCATATTGGTCCAAAGAAGAATGGCAACGTATGCTTTACGAGCACCTAAGACTTCTTAGTGAAGAGGTTGTTACTCGTATAGCGAAAGACTATACGAGTAACGTCGCAATAAGTGATCCCATTGAACAACAGGCATTAGAGATGGCTGATATGATGACAAGCGGAATTGTTCAACAATTCCCTCAGATATTTCTTAGTTAA
- a CDS encoding LysE family translocator — MEIYLKFILIGLAIAMPVGAITVEMTKQGLRNGFRHGWAVGLGGMTIDMSLILAMYFGFASLLSLPYIQIPLWLAGAGFLAYLGYDSIRNAELNITTTDDKIKKSFWRTYRNGLLVAISPGNLIFWISVFGVVLSDSYHSAGKLSFVIAALGVLCGILIHDLGLLTIVSVTRKMMSQKMIQLVSALAGVLLIGFSFYFLYKFILSLWQYFQ; from the coding sequence ATGGAAATCTATCTAAAATTCATACTAATCGGTCTTGCCATCGCTATGCCTGTCGGAGCGATCACCGTTGAAATGACCAAACAGGGATTGAGAAACGGATTCCGTCATGGTTGGGCTGTCGGTCTTGGTGGAATGACCATAGATATGAGTTTAATTCTTGCAATGTATTTCGGGTTTGCCTCCCTGTTATCGCTCCCTTATATCCAGATTCCATTATGGCTTGCAGGTGCTGGTTTTTTGGCTTATCTGGGTTATGATTCGATTCGAAATGCAGAACTGAATATAACGACAACTGATGATAAAATCAAAAAATCATTTTGGAGAACATACCGGAACGGGTTATTGGTTGCCATCTCCCCGGGGAATCTAATCTTCTGGATATCCGTATTCGGAGTCGTGTTGTCTGATTCATATCATTCAGCAGGCAAATTGAGTTTTGTCATTGCGGCATTGGGTGTATTGTGCGGCATTCTCATACATGATCTGGGCCTGCTCACCATCGTTTCTGTTACACGAAAAATGATGAGTCAGAAAATGATCCAGCTTGTCTCTGCACTCGCAGGAGTACTTTTAATCGGATTCTCCTTCTATTTTTTGTACAAATTTATTCTCTCCCTATGGCAATACTTTCAGTAG
- a CDS encoding glycoside hydrolase family protein, translating into MLTVEKSNVWLQDVIRKITDKMDWVSEKSKHKIPYTTIHGVHDDKSVSNSNAGSGDGISWWTNGFWGGMMWQMYHVTGQEKYKEFANLSENKLDAGLQQYYGLHHDVGFMWLPTSVANYRITRNPESRKRALHAANLLAGRYNPAGEFIRAWNDLDGEDTRGWAIIDCMFNIPILYWATEETGDPRFMQIAIKHADTAMNTFVRPDGSVNHIVEFDPFHGGVVKTYGGQGYEEGSSWTRGQSWGLYGFMMSFIHTGKEEYLHTAKRIAHYFIANIPENGIIPIDFRQPKDPAYEDSTAAAIAACGLIEISKAVGEHEKDLYLGTALKLLKVLDELRTDWTRDCDCILKNGSAAYHAKEHHQSIIYGDYYFMEAIFKLKGNDLYLW; encoded by the coding sequence ATGCTGACAGTAGAAAAGTCCAATGTTTGGTTACAGGATGTCATTCGAAAAATTACGGATAAAATGGACTGGGTTAGTGAAAAGTCCAAACACAAAATTCCCTATACAACGATCCATGGTGTGCATGATGATAAATCTGTGTCGAATTCCAATGCGGGGAGCGGTGATGGAATCAGCTGGTGGACCAATGGTTTCTGGGGCGGCATGATGTGGCAGATGTACCACGTCACGGGTCAGGAAAAGTATAAGGAATTCGCGAATCTTTCTGAGAACAAATTGGATGCGGGCTTGCAGCAGTACTATGGTTTACATCATGATGTCGGGTTCATGTGGCTGCCCACCAGTGTGGCCAATTACAGGATTACCCGGAATCCGGAATCCCGCAAAAGGGCGCTGCACGCCGCTAATCTGCTGGCAGGTCGCTATAATCCGGCAGGAGAATTCATTCGGGCTTGGAACGATCTGGATGGAGAAGATACCCGCGGATGGGCCATTATCGACTGTATGTTTAATATACCAATTCTCTATTGGGCAACGGAAGAAACGGGTGATCCACGCTTTATGCAGATTGCCATCAAACATGCGGATACCGCAATGAATACATTTGTACGACCTGACGGCTCTGTCAATCATATTGTTGAGTTTGATCCTTTCCATGGCGGGGTGGTAAAAACATATGGTGGACAGGGGTATGAAGAAGGTTCCTCCTGGACGAGAGGACAGTCTTGGGGATTGTATGGATTCATGATGAGCTTCATTCATACAGGCAAAGAAGAATATCTCCATACCGCTAAGCGGATTGCGCACTATTTTATCGCCAACATTCCGGAGAATGGAATCATTCCAATTGATTTCAGGCAGCCCAAGGATCCAGCTTATGAAGATTCAACGGCAGCAGCGATTGCAGCATGTGGACTCATTGAAATTTCCAAGGCTGTTGGAGAACATGAGAAAGACCTCTATCTCGGGACAGCATTGAAATTGCTGAAAGTACTGGACGAACTTCGAACAGACTGGACCAGGGACTGTGACTGCATTCTCAAGAATGGTTCAGCCGCGTATCATGCCAAAGAACACCATCAATCAATCATTTACGGAGATTACTACTTTATGGAAGCGATCTTCAAATTGAAGGGGAATGACTTGTACTTGTGGTGA
- a CDS encoding amidase, whose protein sequence is MSSFSYTSYDAVGLAELIRSREVSPVELLEAAFVRMEEVNPQVNAVVRTYETRARREAGLVRPGEQPFAGVPLLLKDISQSLEGEILTSGSQLFSKHRAIRNSNYVTRLREAGFIIIGHTNTPEFGLKNITEPRLHGPSRNPWNIHHTPGGSSGGAAAAVASGIVPLAGASDGGGSIRIPASFSGLFGLKPTRGRTPVGPGVGRQWQGASIDFALSRSVRDSAALLDTLQVIQAEAAFHTPLFPGSYLADMNYPHQRKLKIAYTTDSPVDTPVSEEAKEAVYKLIRWLEEQGHHVEEMLSPVNGVKLMENYYMMNSGEMAAMISSMERSMGRVLTSDDMEIESWVLAEAGKKVSAAEFVHSLAEWDVAAAQMSTLFERYDFFVTPVNAFPAPEVGELTPHDEQIQNLMRISELNNNEQQQLIYEMFEPSLTYTPFTQLANLTGQPAMSVPLHTTAEGLPMGVQVMATKGREDWLLHLAGQLEASELWIGMNGNPLFPA, encoded by the coding sequence ATGTCTTCATTTTCATATACTTCCTACGATGCCGTAGGTTTGGCAGAACTGATTCGATCCCGGGAGGTTTCCCCCGTTGAATTACTGGAAGCGGCGTTTGTACGCATGGAAGAAGTAAATCCTCAGGTTAATGCGGTGGTACGTACATATGAGACACGAGCACGTCGGGAAGCAGGCCTTGTTCGTCCGGGGGAACAACCATTCGCCGGCGTCCCCCTGCTCTTAAAAGATATTTCTCAATCCCTGGAGGGAGAAATCCTGACTTCAGGCTCCCAACTGTTCAGCAAGCATCGCGCAATCCGCAATTCGAATTATGTCACTAGACTCCGTGAAGCAGGATTTATCATCATAGGGCACACCAATACACCGGAGTTTGGCTTGAAAAATATTACCGAACCCCGCCTGCATGGCCCAAGTCGGAATCCCTGGAATATCCATCACACACCCGGCGGTTCAAGCGGGGGTGCCGCTGCCGCTGTAGCTTCAGGCATTGTTCCTCTAGCCGGGGCCAGTGACGGCGGCGGTTCAATCCGCATTCCCGCTTCCTTCAGCGGGTTGTTTGGACTAAAGCCCACCCGTGGGCGCACACCCGTGGGCCCCGGTGTTGGCCGTCAATGGCAGGGGGCATCTATTGACTTCGCCCTATCCCGTTCTGTTCGGGACAGTGCTGCGCTGCTTGATACGCTGCAAGTCATTCAGGCTGAGGCAGCGTTTCATACTCCTCTTTTCCCAGGGAGCTACCTTGCTGATATGAATTATCCACATCAACGTAAACTGAAGATTGCATATACGACAGATTCACCCGTAGACACACCTGTTAGTGAAGAAGCCAAAGAAGCCGTCTACAAGCTTATTCGCTGGCTGGAAGAACAAGGTCATCACGTTGAAGAAATGCTTAGTCCGGTCAATGGAGTCAAGCTGATGGAGAACTATTACATGATGAATAGCGGCGAAATGGCTGCGATGATTTCTTCCATGGAGCGATCCATGGGCAGAGTGCTAACATCGGATGACATGGAGATTGAATCCTGGGTTCTGGCTGAAGCCGGCAAAAAAGTATCTGCTGCGGAATTCGTACACAGTCTCGCCGAATGGGATGTTGCTGCAGCTCAGATGTCTACATTGTTTGAGCGCTATGATTTCTTTGTGACCCCCGTCAATGCTTTTCCTGCGCCCGAGGTCGGAGAATTGACGCCTCATGACGAACAGATTCAGAACCTGATGCGCATCAGCGAATTGAACAATAACGAGCAGCAGCAATTAATATACGAGATGTTTGAGCCCAGTCTCACGTATACACCGTTCACTCAACTCGCCAATCTCACAGGACAACCTGCTATGAGTGTACCACTTCATACAACTGCAGAAGGCTTGCCCATGGGGGTTCAAGTGATGGCGACCAAAGGACGTGAAGATTGGCTGCTCCATCTGGCTGGCCAGCTTGAAGCCTCAGAACTCTGGATCGGGATGAACGGAAATCCGTTGTTTCCAGCATAA
- a CDS encoding amino acid permease, with protein MSKASTRSTEEKKLKWWQLSLLGVAGTIGTGYFLGSSLAISIGGPAVLLAYVFAALGTYVVFDALARMTSDHPEQGSFRSYAKKAFGSWAGFASGWMYWFSELLIMGSQLTALSIFSRFWFPSVPLWIFAAGFGILGLCIVFFGNKGFDRVENVLAIIKIAAIIMFLVIAVALLAGWIGGTKYEHKVPMDMETIFPKGGIGLWSAFLFAFYAYGGIEVLGIMSYRLQKPEDAPKAGKVMLIALSTVYVVSIGLTLVMVPLKAFNPKESPFVLALSSDHLAFVPHLFNGVLIVAGFSTMTASLYAVTSMIITLAQERDAPQLFSRKWKKKYPLSALSLIGCGLIGTIIMSLLLPGKVYEYITTAAGLMLLYNWSFILLSSGRLLKSGKFDYVKRWIGLLLIATAITGTLFHTLSRPGFYISLLLVSLIAISDVIVQRTRKKKSTTKTSNTLTEEEDEDEHVAKDLSGYHSTGIRLRKKKQT; from the coding sequence ATGAGCAAAGCATCAACACGTTCAACAGAAGAAAAGAAACTGAAATGGTGGCAATTAAGTCTGCTGGGTGTGGCGGGCACGATTGGCACCGGATATTTCCTGGGTTCCAGCCTGGCCATCTCTATTGGAGGACCGGCTGTATTGCTAGCCTATGTCTTTGCTGCTTTAGGTACATATGTAGTTTTTGATGCTTTGGCGAGAATGACTTCTGATCACCCGGAACAGGGGTCCTTTCGTTCCTATGCGAAGAAAGCGTTTGGAAGTTGGGCTGGGTTTGCCAGCGGTTGGATGTACTGGTTCTCGGAGCTACTCATTATGGGAAGTCAGCTAACGGCTTTGTCCATCTTTTCTCGCTTTTGGTTCCCATCGGTTCCACTATGGATCTTTGCTGCGGGATTCGGTATTTTAGGGCTGTGCATTGTGTTCTTTGGTAACAAAGGATTTGACCGGGTTGAGAATGTGCTGGCCATTATTAAAATCGCAGCAATCATCATGTTTTTGGTTATTGCTGTCGCACTTCTGGCAGGGTGGATTGGGGGAACGAAGTACGAGCATAAAGTACCAATGGACATGGAGACTATTTTTCCAAAGGGTGGAATCGGCCTGTGGTCTGCATTTCTTTTTGCGTTCTATGCCTATGGAGGGATTGAAGTGCTTGGAATTATGTCCTACCGGCTTCAAAAACCGGAGGATGCCCCGAAGGCCGGGAAAGTCATGCTCATTGCGCTATCAACAGTATATGTGGTGTCCATTGGACTCACGTTGGTCATGGTTCCGTTGAAGGCATTCAATCCCAAAGAGAGTCCATTTGTGCTGGCCCTAAGTAGTGATCATTTGGCGTTTGTTCCACATTTGTTCAATGGTGTACTGATTGTGGCTGGATTTTCGACGATGACGGCTTCTCTCTACGCCGTAACCTCGATGATCATTACCCTGGCACAGGAGAGAGACGCTCCGCAGTTATTCTCTCGAAAATGGAAGAAGAAGTATCCGTTAAGTGCCCTCTCCCTCATTGGTTGTGGGTTAATTGGTACCATTATTATGTCTCTATTACTCCCAGGAAAAGTATATGAATACATTACGACTGCAGCAGGTCTGATGCTTCTGTATAACTGGTCGTTTATTTTGCTATCCTCCGGCAGACTGCTGAAATCAGGAAAGTTCGATTACGTCAAGCGATGGATCGGATTATTGCTAATCGCAACTGCGATAACGGGGACGCTTTTTCATACACTCAGCAGACCAGGATTCTATATAAGCTTACTGCTTGTCTCTCTGATTGCCATTAGTGATGTCATTGTACAGCGTACTCGCAAGAAAAAGTCCACGACTAAAACATCCAACACCCTAACGGAAGAAGAGGACGAAGATGAACACGTCGCAAAGGATCTGTCGGGTTATCACAGCACAGGTATTCGGTTACGCAAAAAAAAGCAAACTTAA
- a CDS encoding YqcI/YcgG family protein, with protein sequence MSLLFSSCEMENEEVHLEAWKRDAYHLFSTKMSNREARFPCIPATKAFALGHLRYGFVASPGSESAGLTLSNIIKEYGQSSRSFGQYSSLVVFFEKEQEILDVRRYEELFWSLLSQMRSLDDKSWPEGIPEDPEQPMWEFCFSDERYFVYCGTPAHTSRQSRYFPYFMLAMTPRWVLDIWNAQPQKAAAIAPKIRERLAAYDTVPAHPELKPYGAQGNLEYKQYFLRDDDTSLSACPFLRSLPLDKIKG encoded by the coding sequence ATGTCGTTGTTGTTTTCATCTTGTGAAATGGAGAATGAAGAAGTTCATCTTGAGGCCTGGAAGAGAGATGCATATCATTTATTTTCCACCAAAATGAGTAATCGAGAAGCCCGGTTCCCCTGCATACCGGCTACAAAAGCCTTTGCTCTGGGTCACCTCCGATATGGTTTTGTTGCTTCCCCTGGAAGCGAATCCGCCGGCCTTACATTATCGAATATCATTAAGGAATATGGTCAATCTTCGCGTTCCTTTGGTCAATATTCATCATTGGTTGTCTTTTTCGAAAAGGAGCAAGAGATCCTCGATGTCAGACGATATGAAGAACTATTCTGGAGTTTACTAAGTCAGATGAGAAGTTTGGACGACAAATCTTGGCCAGAAGGTATTCCTGAAGATCCGGAGCAACCCATGTGGGAATTCTGTTTCAGTGACGAACGTTATTTCGTCTATTGCGGTACGCCTGCCCATACTTCACGTCAGAGTCGATATTTCCCTTACTTCATGTTGGCGATGACACCACGTTGGGTGCTCGATATATGGAATGCACAACCTCAAAAAGCAGCAGCCATCGCACCAAAAATTCGTGAACGATTAGCCGCGTACGACACCGTCCCTGCCCATCCTGAACTCAAACCATATGGAGCTCAGGGAAATCTGGAGTATAAACAGTATTTTTTGCGAGATGATGATACCTCTCTCTCTGCTTGTCCGTTTCTGCGTTCACTTCCGCTGGATAAAATTAAGGGTTAG
- a CDS encoding ABC transporter permease subunit: MLIAMFSVSLLSTDTGMINQMLGLFGVEPISFYNEPGYWPWILVIMKIWQGAGFGSIVYLATITGINPDIYESASIDGASRWHKIRFITLPLLKSTIILMLLLAMGGIFYGDFGMIYALVGRNVALYPTTDVIDTYVYRALMDLGDMSMAAAVGFFQSLVGFICRSSKTTESIAIGRE, encoded by the coding sequence ATGTTAATCGCGATGTTCTCAGTTTCACTACTATCCACCGACACAGGGATGATCAATCAGATGCTTGGCCTGTTCGGAGTCGAACCGATTTCCTTTTATAACGAGCCGGGATACTGGCCTTGGATTCTGGTGATCATGAAAATATGGCAGGGTGCCGGCTTCGGTTCCATCGTCTATCTGGCTACCATTACGGGAATCAATCCGGATATCTATGAATCCGCTTCCATTGATGGGGCAAGCCGTTGGCACAAAATCCGATTTATCACATTGCCTTTGCTGAAGTCGACGATCATTTTGATGCTGCTGTTGGCTATGGGCGGTATTTTCTATGGCGATTTCGGTATGATCTATGCGCTGGTTGGGCGAAACGTGGCGTTGTACCCCACAACGGACGTAATCGACACCTATGTCTATCGCGCCTTGATGGATCTGGGGGATATGAGCATGGCGGCCGCTGTTGGTTTCTTCCAATCCCTGGTCGGGTTCATATGCAGATCGTCTAAAACTACTGAAAGTATTGCCATAGGGAGAGAATAA
- a CDS encoding DUF3231 family protein, producing the protein MGILSGNPKNEPMHYGEIYSVWQCSMVAKGAVSCYQAFTNHAGDKDLKKILDDLIDQAKLEIKECDALLTENGIAPAPTLPERPPVKLEDIPAGARFTDPEIAAIVAADTSLGLVAASQTMGQSIREDIGALFAKYHATKTALGVRILQLTKEKGWLIPPPLQVKRPDSE; encoded by the coding sequence ATGGGTATTCTAAGCGGCAATCCCAAAAATGAGCCTATGCATTATGGAGAAATCTATAGTGTGTGGCAATGTTCCATGGTAGCCAAAGGCGCTGTATCTTGCTACCAAGCCTTCACGAACCATGCTGGAGACAAAGACTTGAAAAAAATTCTGGATGACCTGATCGACCAGGCCAAACTCGAAATTAAAGAATGCGATGCGCTATTAACCGAGAATGGCATCGCTCCCGCTCCAACGCTTCCGGAAAGACCTCCTGTTAAGTTGGAAGATATTCCGGCAGGCGCAAGATTCACGGATCCAGAGATTGCTGCAATAGTGGCAGCAGATACATCGTTGGGTCTGGTTGCTGCAAGCCAAACGATGGGTCAATCAATCAGAGAAGATATCGGTGCTCTGTTCGCCAAATATCATGCAACCAAAACGGCTTTAGGGGTTCGAATTCTTCAATTGACCAAAGAAAAAGGCTGGCTTATTCCCCCACCGCTTCAAGTTAAAAGACCGGATTCGGAGTAA
- a CDS encoding CGNR zinc finger domain-containing protein has protein sequence MDRLWTDFVNSDYHDWRGGDRSEDRLGKKEWQQRFLEQWKMSASIPATPEEESVMRIFRNELQTLATRLSAGESLTDKDQKWLNGKMAEGQVIRRLNSANEGLELSLIPVQGHWQQVMAEVAADFAITVVEGDGGRIRICDNTDCRWIFYDDTRSRTQKYCDDKMCGNLMKVRRFRAKKKVAQQKE, from the coding sequence ATGGATAGACTATGGACTGATTTTGTGAATAGTGATTATCATGACTGGCGTGGTGGGGATCGTTCGGAGGACAGGCTTGGCAAAAAAGAGTGGCAGCAACGTTTTCTGGAACAATGGAAAATGAGCGCATCTATACCCGCAACTCCTGAAGAAGAGAGTGTCATGAGAATTTTCAGAAATGAATTGCAGACGCTTGCGACTCGTTTATCTGCCGGAGAATCTTTAACAGACAAAGATCAAAAATGGCTTAACGGCAAGATGGCTGAAGGACAGGTGATCCGAAGACTGAACTCTGCAAATGAAGGACTCGAACTTTCGCTAATTCCTGTACAAGGTCATTGGCAGCAGGTCATGGCAGAGGTCGCTGCTGATTTTGCCATCACCGTGGTTGAAGGGGATGGGGGAAGAATTCGGATCTGCGATAATACGGATTGTCGCTGGATTTTCTATGATGATACGCGCAGTCGCACCCAGAAATATTGTGATGATAAGATGTGCGGCAATTTAATGAAAGTTAGAAGGTTTCGGGCGAAAAAGAAGGTGGCTCAGCAGAAGGAGTAA
- a CDS encoding DMT family transporter, whose product MEKTQSASTIYRKERSNTGFWLVVLGAALWGVDPLFRIILLKTMTSTQIVLVEHIIVSLVAIPVLWKFRADLKNLRARHWIAVIFISWGGSALATVLFTLALTHNDPNTVLLLQKMQPLFAIVLAKLLLKETLPRRFGGLFIIALAGTYLLTFGFTLPLGNWDNWVHAGSLLSLGAAALWGGSTVMGRLMLGQTRYETVTSLRFVVALPLLIFMTWNEGAAWTFPSGTGEQAAVALNILGQALLPGLLSLLLYYKGLSSTKASVATLAELSFPMAGVLVNWIAFRTLITWEQLVGFILIWVALFAISKQQERSSTPADAAPKLRTD is encoded by the coding sequence ATGGAAAAGACCCAATCTGCATCAACAATTTATCGTAAGGAACGAAGTAATACCGGATTTTGGCTGGTTGTTCTCGGCGCTGCCCTTTGGGGTGTAGATCCGTTATTCCGCATTATTTTGCTCAAAACGATGACTTCCACTCAGATTGTGCTTGTGGAACATATCATTGTCAGCCTGGTGGCGATTCCCGTGCTGTGGAAGTTTCGGGCCGATCTGAAAAACCTGCGTGCCCGCCACTGGATTGCCGTGATTTTTATCTCCTGGGGTGGATCAGCGCTCGCCACGGTATTATTCACACTAGCGCTCACACATAATGATCCCAACACCGTTTTATTGTTGCAAAAGATGCAGCCGCTATTTGCGATTGTTCTGGCAAAGCTGCTGTTGAAGGAAACATTACCACGTCGCTTTGGCGGACTGTTTATCATTGCACTTGCAGGAACATATCTACTGACGTTCGGATTCACCCTTCCTCTTGGGAACTGGGACAACTGGGTTCATGCAGGCAGTCTGCTCTCGCTGGGCGCTGCTGCCTTATGGGGAGGTTCAACTGTTATGGGCAGGTTGATGCTGGGACAAACCCGTTATGAAACGGTCACCTCCCTGCGATTTGTCGTAGCCTTGCCACTGCTGATCTTTATGACATGGAACGAGGGCGCTGCATGGACCTTCCCTTCCGGAACAGGCGAACAGGCAGCTGTGGCACTCAATATTCTGGGCCAGGCATTGTTGCCAGGGTTACTGAGTCTTCTGTTATATTACAAAGGGCTTTCTTCCACCAAAGCCTCTGTTGCCACGCTCGCGGAACTTAGCTTCCCGATGGCTGGGGTGCTGGTTAACTGGATTGCTTTCCGTACATTGATTACCTGGGAGCAGTTGGTTGGATTCATTCTCATCTGGGTTGCGCTGTTCGCCATCTCCAAACAGCAGGAACGCTCATCGACTCCGGCTGACGCTGCACCAAAGCTTCGTACAGATTGA